Sequence from the Rutidosis leptorrhynchoides isolate AG116_Rl617_1_P2 chromosome 3, CSIRO_AGI_Rlap_v1, whole genome shotgun sequence genome:
CTTCAATTGCTTGATGTACAGCTAACCTTCTGTTTGCAGTTAACCATCGAAATAATCAACCCAACTGCTAACCGTCGCTCTActctctctctttatatatatatatatatatatatttttttttttgtgaaaccCAAGAAAGCCAATACTTACTCTCTCTCCTCTCACTTACTCTTATGTTTTGGCTGGAACTACCATCAACCGCAATAATAATCGTTTCTCTTCCTAATAGCAAACAATTGTATTACTATGAAACCATATGACCACTTTCACCACATATTTGACTGCTACCATGGATTGCTGTACGTTTGCATGTATGCAAGGGAGATTAGAAGTTCAAATGGCCTTTgctattcaatataatatatagatgTAATCAATTGAGTGGCAGACAAAGTGTGGGCAAGATTCGAATTATTTAaagtaaaagaagatgacaagcagACAGCTATTTTCCTGCTCACTTTTCTTTTCTTCCTTTGCTATTTCCACCTGTTAATGCCTTTCCTTTTTGTTTGTTCGGTTCTAGTGGTGGGCCGATATACATACACCCATCAAATGGATTAGTTATACATGATTAAATAAACCTAGTTATAATGCAAGTGGGAGGAAAGATTACATGTTGTGGCCGATTACTAGTGTTacacgtttaattttttttttttttttttttgacatcgAACTCAAGGAAAAGCACATAAACCACTTTGTTCCCTTCTTGATATTTCCATCCATAAATAGCCCACCATCAATCAATTGACGAATGTTTTATTAACCTGTTCCTGTTTTCTGCTCATCCCTTTCACGTTTAATACGTTGGGCTGCCATGAAAGAAACCGGTGGATACTCTCTTGGGGCCTATCAATATTGGGTATTTAGGTTGTAAAGACCCTAATCTTACGAATGCCAAAACATATAAATAAAGGTAACTTAAAAGATAAGTGAGCGTTATTCTTATTCGAATTCAAACCATTGTTCAAACCAAAGTTGACAAACTTATTCAAAAGTACTACTAAACCAAAATAAGCtactaaatcttgaaggaaatctctaaggcaaggtgctaagttcactccactctacactcttccctcgttcccaacgcccccttgattacctgtcgtataagaaggaaaacaaagaatacgattgagccaaagcccagtgaatggatataacgaataacggagtatagtatgacatgcaaaaATTTAATTTCAAAACGAACTTATTTTCAAAATAACTTAGATGCAAAACAAAGTGCGAATATGTATAGATCCACAATACCATATGTCATGatgcaaatttcataaaataatgcactaagagtcaaaacaaatatgtacaaagtatcaaaatgaaatcatagggtagctactccactaatcatccatatcggtgacatttcgtatgacactacgatgaacgtacaccgtcaaaacaaaatcctaggatcgatccatacgcctcctatcacaaatatataataacaaagagCTCGTACCAACACCGGGTAATCACAAAGAGACGCCGTAGATATAAcaaaatacaccgctacggtcgatgccacgTTACCGGTGTCACAATAACGCGCCCATGGGACCTCCATGGATAGGTTACTCTTAGGTATATTTTATGAAAACGTTTTACCAACTTATAACTACGCAATTCCAAATGCTTTTCAAGTGATTAAAAGactctaaatatatatttaaaaagaaTTAATAAAATGACTTAAATATTTTATGCTTGACCAAATAATTAAAATGTTTATAATATTTTATGTcgtattattttaaaatcacgtgTCACCCAACCGATCGGTCCAACCTTTGTCACGAGTCATGGTACATAATATCTTAGCCCTTTACAAATTAATAGCTTAAACAGGACTTAATGGGACATGTAAAGCCACACGGAATGAGGGACACCCGATACGTATCACCGTACCACTCGCCACACTCACACATGTTCTTTACCGAAATGTTTTCGACATTTTTCGGGGCTGTTTCGAGGCAAATACGGGCTGTTTTTGGGGCTAAAAATAGCTGCTGTTCGGGGACAGTTTCACAGCCATTTTGGGCTGTTTTCGGGACTGATTTGGTGGGGTTTTCGAGACACGATTTTGATACAATTTCCAAAGACCAAAATATTATGATTCCTCAACTATTATACACAATTAGCGACCTCGTTAGTACATCCAAATGAGGAACACATAACACATTTCAAAGACTAATAAACAAACATTTTAAACAAGCATGTCATACAATAATAATTATACGATTTgaaacaaagttttgagaggaaagatttaccgaagcgatcctaaaaccacctagaatatccgtaccttatgttGAATGACGAAGTTCCAAGGACAACAAAATACCACCAAAGGAGACGATCACCGAGCCAAATCTAATGAATACACACGTATGAGTACAAAACGCATTCAAATAGGGAGTATGTAATATCCTTTATTTAATTAGTGTTATCATATGTTTTTTTATGTGCTTATTTCTATTTCTTTTTTTCATATTATACCAATATACATCCACCCAAGTTGTATTATCACTTCATATTAAAATCGATCAGTTTAGTAACTTACATTTTATAAGTACTTAGTAGGTTAATTATGACAATGGTCACATGGCATTTCATTCAATTGCATCCATTCTCTGATATTTCTGTAGCTAAACCTCAATACCCCTTTAGTACTTAATTTTATAAGTACTCATATTTGTATAGAAAAACGGTGTCTCTACCATAAAAATTGGTACACTTTAATTTAATCATGTAATAATTTATACTAGTTACATACAGATTTTAAATACTCCATTATTAGATATATGTCTACAATTTGTTTAAGATCAATATTCACAAAATATACTCATTTGTACTCAAATCTTAACATCTCATTTTTATTATAATCAAGTGATATCATTTTAATCTAAACCAATAAATCGATTAAGAAGCCAAAAAAATATATACATCAATAACAAAGGTGTTGGTTAATGGTTACCTCTAAACGTGTTCGTGTTAGGACCAAAGCTAGACCCGCAAATATTTTGTGTTCTTCTTTGAATCTCTCTATTCTCTTCTTCTTAAAATTATGATAGTTTGTAGTAAGTAGTATGACTATATGAATTTTTCATTTCATTTGATTCAGTCAGGGAGCTAGTGTCAACGAATGATGCTTATGGGACATGGGACATATAACTCCAAGGGACTATCCACCTCCTTTTAATAAATGTTGGCCTAAAGAATTCCATGCAACTGATGGGTTGATTTATCCcattattaaatttaataatttaGTTTTGAGTATTGGTACAAGGTAAATGGCTAGTTTTGATAATCTTAATTAATCCATAACATGATACAAAACTAAGTGTGGTAAGTCATACGTCAAGTTCTTAACCTTAAGATgttaattaatttactaactaaCTGATATCCCACTCATAACTTATGTATTAATCTTATTTATTTTAATTTGGGTACAATAATTTGTAAGTAGTGAGTGATTAAATATTAATCGTGAACTTTATATTGTTTTAGTTTTATAGGATATTACAACTCCACCTACTTAAAAAAATTCCGTCCTCGAAATTGAAAGAGGTTATAGAATCGAAACGCACCAATCAGCAAACAAATGAGGGTGCTCGGCCCTCATGGTTTCCTCGAATTCCCAAGTGGCCTCGCTAGCAGAATGATTCTTCCATTGAACTTTAACGTAAGGGGTTGAGCTTTTACGAGTTACTCTCTCCTCGCATTCTATGATAGCCTCGGGCTCCTCAACATAAGAAAGATCAGCTCGAATTTCAGAAAAAGGATATTGCACCACGTGCAATGGATGATAGTTGTAACCCCGCAATTGAGATAGTGAAATACATTATGAACATGAGATAACTGTGGCGGTAATGCTAAACGATAAGATACTTCACCAACTCGATCCAatatctcaaatggtccaatatatcGAGGACTGAGCTTTCCTTTCAAACCAAAACATCGTATAcccttccaaggtgacacctttaaaaaCACCTTATCACCCACCACAAACTCTAAGGAACGTCGGTGTTTATCGGCATACACTTTCTGTCTCGATTGGGCTTCCTTCAATCGATTCGTAGCTATAGCGACCTTTTCATTAGTCACTCTAACCAACTCAGGTCCTTCAATCAATTTTTCACCCGCTTCATTCCAAAAAACTGGCGCTCTACACTTCCGACCATAGAGCATCTCAAATGGCGCCATACCGATACTTGCCTGCCAACTATTATTATAGGCGAATTCCACCAAACATAATTACTCATCCCAATTTCCCTTCCAATCTAGGGCACACGCTCGAAGCAGATCTTCCAAGATCTGTATCGTATGCTCagactgtccatcagtttgtggatgataagcagtactaagCTTCAATCACGTACCCCAAGCTTTATGTAACCCCTTCTAAAATCTAGAGGTAAATCGGGGGTCACGATCGGATACGATGGACGAAGGAACCCCGTGTAATCTCACAATTTCTTGCTGAAAAAGCTCGGATAGCTTACTTACCAAATAATCCATACGAATGGGCAAGAAATGTGCCGATTTGGTTAATCTATCAATCACCACCCAAATAGCATCATGCCTTTTAACAGTCTTTGGCAACCCCAAAAATGAAATCCATTGAGACATCATCCCACTTCCACACGGCAATGTCCAGCGGCTGCAACAAACCACTAGCGCGTTGGTGCTCGATCTTTACTTGTTGACAAGTAAGGCACTTCCCAACATATCTAGCAACGTCTTTCTTCATGCCactccaccaaaagtgcttctttaaATCTTGATACATTTTGGTCGAACCAGGATGTACAGAAAAAGGTGAGCTGTGAGCCTCAGACAATAGAGCCTCACGAATCGCATCATCATTAGGAACACACAATCGATTCCCACACCAAATAACCCCATCATCATCTTCTCTGAACTCTTTCACTTTACCCTCTTCCAAATTTTGAAACACTGTCCACAAATCCCCATCATCCAATTGAGCTTCTTTTATTCTTGAAATTAAATCGAACTCGAGTTTTAAATTTGCCAACATCCCCGATGCTCCTCTTTTACTCATCCCATATCAAGTCTTTCGAATGCTCGAATGTGAGTAACCAAACATGAGATACTACCAAATGTCTTTCTACTCAAAGagacggctaccacattcgctttacccggatggtattgaatGTTTGCATCATAATCCTTCAATAACTCCAGCCACCTTCGTTATCTCATATTTATCTCTTTTTGCGTGAATATGTAtttgagactcttgtgatcggtgaaaatatcaCAAGTTTCTCGATAAAGGTAATGCCTCCATATTTTCAACGCAAAAAATCACAGCAGCTAACtccaaatcatgagtagggtaattaaCCTCATAGGGTTTCAACTGCCTCGAGGCATAAGCAAGTACCTTACcatgttgcatcaaaacacaacccaaaccATGCTTAGAAGCATCACTATAGATTTGAAAACCCCCACTTCCTGACGGCAATGCAAGAATAGGGGCAGATACAAGTCTTTTATTTAACTCATCGACACTCTTTTGTCGTTCATCGGTCCACACAAACTTTTCCCCTTTCCTCAACAACTTGGTAAGCGGCAAAGAAATCGTCGAAAAATCTTCAACaaatcttcgataataaccagctaaaccaagAAAACTTCGAACCTCAACAACAGAAGTAGGTCTTGACCAACTTGTAATAGCCTCAATTTTCACCGGATCCATCATTATACCCTCAGCCGATACAACATGACCGAAGAAGGCAACCCGttgcaaccaaaattcacatttagagaatttcgCAAACAATTTCTTACTTCGGAGGGTTTCAAGTACAACACGAAGATGACTCTCATGCTCTTCTTTACTCTTTGAGAATACCAAGATATCATCAATGAATACGatcacaaacttatccaaatactcatggaacacacggttcattagatccatgaaaaccgcaggagcattagttaatccaaacggtatcactaaaaactcatagtgcccataacgagtgcgaaaagcggtCTTAGGGATATCTTCTTCTTTAACAAGGAGCTGATGATACccagacctaagatcaatcttagaaaaatacttcgaaccttgcagctgatcaaacaaatcatcaatacgTGGAAGCGGATAATGGTTTTGAATAGTTATACGATTTAACTCGCGATAGTCAATACAAAGtctcatgctaccatccttcttcttgacaaataatacCGGCGCACCCCAAGGTGGCACACTTGGCCGAATAAAACCATAATCTATCAATTCTTGCAATTGCTCCTTGAGTTCTTGCAACTCGAGTGGTGCCATACGATAAGGAGCTTTTGATATCGGTTGGGAACCCAGAATCAAATCAATCGAAAATTCAACTTCACGAACTGGAGGCAAACCCTGTAATTCatcaggaaatacatcgggaaactctcGAACAACATCGATATTTTCAAGCGAAGGGCTCTCGATAGATAAATTCTGAATTGAAGCTAAATAACCAACACAACCATGTGAAATGAGCTTTTGCGCCTTAAGCGCTGAGATAACCTTAATAGATTTTACGGGAAGATCACCATTAAAGACACAATCGGGTATAGAATGATTTCCAAACAAAATCCTCTTAGAATAACAATCGATATTCGCGTGATGGCGAGATAACCAATCTATGCCAAGAATAATATCAAAGTCATGCATGGTCATAGGAAAGAGATTTGAGGGAAACATGCAGTCATTGAATTCCAAACGGCAATTTTGAAACacacgatctataatttcaatACTACCCATTGGGGTGGAGATCGTAAATGGAGTAGACAACCAAGTTGGAGGCACTTTCAAATATTTCGAGCTCTTAACAGACACAATCGAGTGCGTAGAGCCAGAATCAAACAGAACGAAGAGGGCGCGATGGTGTACAAATACATGACCAGTAATAGTACCTAATAATATCAAGAATGAATGAACAAATAACTCAAAGgaaatatttttaaaatgaataGGGATCGAAATATACCTGTAGCGTTAGCAGCCTGAGCAGCAGTCATGGCAAAGACGCATCCACCAGGAGCTGGCGGAGGAACCTTCGGAACAAACCCAGGTCTAGGATTCTTGCAATCCTTAGCCAAGTGACCAACCTTTCCACAAGCAAAATATGAACCCGCACTACGATAACAAACTCTTCCCGGATGATTCTTTCCACAAGTCCCACAAGGTGCATTGGCATTAACACCACCATTTTCGTTACCCCTTTGTTGCCCTTGGGGACGGTACACTTATAATTGACCACGGTTATTATTATTGGGCCCGTTGTCAATCCTTAGCTGATTTCCTCTATTATTCCAATTATTACTACGGTACCCTTGGTTCCCAGATTGTTGAACCTGTTTGGTAGTCGGTGCAGGCACAGATCGTAGTGGTTGTGCAATCTTAACCCTCTTGTTCTTACCATCATCATTTTTAGTAGCCAAATACTCGGCTCGCTGCATCTCCAAATTTCGAGCATAATCGGCTGCCTCAGCGACATCAAAACATTTCAGATTAATCATTTTAGAGCGGTAACGCCCATGAACAGCCCATTTGTACTTACGGGCTTGGTCCTCAGAAGACCCAGCAGCAGCCCCAATCAAACCCACAAGCCTCAAAAACCTCTTAGTGAAATCATTAATAGACTCATCATTCCCTTGCTTAATATTCGCATACTCCCGAATCACAGCCTCTTTCTCCGCCTCAGAAAAGTACTGACAGAAAAACAACTCCTTGAAATTAACCCAATCTAATGAATCCACAAATTCGATACCCCCTTTAACTTGTCTTAAAGCGATCCACCAACGCTGAGCATCCCCCTCTAGTTTATAAACAGCCAATGGCACCCAAAATCTCTCTTCACAAACAAGCACTCGGTAAATCTTCTCAATGTGAGTGATCCAATTCTCAGCTTCAACAGGAGTACTAGCAGTTCTGAATGACAAAGGACGTTGTTTTTGAAACCGTCCTAGCCAAACATGAATAGCATCTCCCGTTACAGTTCTATCCTCCTTATATTCATCCTCTTCTTCATGCTTAAAAGTCTCACCACCTTGCTTACGCATCGCGTCAATAGCTTGAGCTACAATGTTGGGTATCAAATTCGTGATAGTTTGGCTAATCTTGTTTTCTACTTCTTCCTCAGACATTCCTTTTCTTTTCGGTGCCATCTAAGAATGAGATAAGGATATAACGGTTATGATTAGTACGAAGAATAAAATAGAATATTCAAAGTGGAAATAGAATACTATATTGGAAAGAAAATCCTAACCTAAACGTCTACCCAAATCTCACAGGCCATAACTTAGGACTAAAGTTTCTACAGTAaagaacctaagctctgataccatctgtaaagaCCTTAATCTTACGAATGCCAAAACATATAAATAAAGGTAACTTAAAAGATAAGTGAGTGTTATTCTTATTCGAATTCAAACCATAGTTCAAACCAAAGTTGACAAACTTATTCAAAAGTACTACTAAACTAAAAAAAGCtactaaatcttgaaggaaatctctaaggcaaggtgctaagttcactccactctacactcttccctcgttcccaacgcccccttgattacctgtcgtataagaaggaaaacaaagaatacGACAGAGCCAAAGCCCATTGAATGGATATAATGAATAAcggagtatagtatgacatgcaaaaATTTAATTTCAAAACGAACTTATTTTCAAAATAACTTAGATGCAAAACAAAGTGCGAATATGTATAGATCCACAATACCATATGTCATGATgaaaatttcataaaataatgcactaagagtcaaaacaaatatgtacaaagtatcaaaatgaaatcatagggtagctactccactaatcatccatatcggtgacgtttcgtatgacactacgatgaacgtacaccgtcaaaacaaaatccttggatcgatccatacgcctcctatcacaaatatataataacaaagagCTCGTACCAACACCGGGTAATCACaaggagacgccgtagatataaCAAAATACACCACTACGGTCGATGCCACGTTACCGGTGTCACAATAACGTGCCCATGAGACCTCCATGGATAGGTTACTCTTAGGAATATTTTATGAAAACGTTTTACCAACTTATAACTACGCAATTCCAAATGCTTTTCAAGTGATTAAAAgactttaaatatatatttaaaaagaattaataaaatgacttaaatattttacgcttgaccaaataattaaaatgtttataatattttatgtcgtattattttaaaatcacgtgTCACCTAACCGATCGGTCCAACCTTTGTCACGAGTCATGGTACATAATATCTTAGCCCTTTACAAATTAATAGCTTAAATGGGACttaacgggacatgtaaagccacaCG
This genomic interval carries:
- the LOC139902538 gene encoding uncharacterized protein; the encoded protein is MAPFEMLYGRKCRAPVFWNEAGEKLIEGPELVRVTNEKVAIATNRLKEAQSRQKVYADKHRRSLEFVVGDKVFLKVSPWKGIRCFGLKGKLSPRYIGPFEILDRVGEVSYRLALPPQLSHVHNPEAIIECEERVTRKSSTPYVKVQWKNHSASEATWEFEETMRAEHPHLFADWCVSIL
- the LOC139902539 gene encoding uncharacterized protein, with translation MAPKRKGMSEEEVENKISQTITNLIPNIVAQAIDAMRKQGGETFKHEEEDEYKEDRTVTGDAIHVWLGRFQKQRPLSFRTASTPVEAENWITHIEKIYRVLVCEERFWVPLAVYKLEGDAQRWWIALRQVKGGIEFVDSLDWVNFKELFFCQYFSEAEKEAVIREYANIKQGNDESINDFTKRFLRLVGLIGAAAGSSEDQARKYKWAVHGRYRSKMINLKCFDVAEAADYARNLEMQRAEYLATKNDDGKNKRVKIAQPLRSVPAPTTKQVGHLAKDCKNPRPGFVPKVPPPAPGGCVFAMTAAQAANATGTITGHVFVHHRALFVLFDSGSTHSIVSVKSSKYLKVPPTWLSTPFTISTPMGSIEIIDRVFQNCRLEFNDCMFPSNLFPMTMHDFDIILGIDWLSRHHANIDCYSKRILFGNHSIPDCVFNGDLPVKSIKVISALKAQKLISHGCVGYLASIQNLSIESPSLENIDVVREFPDVFPDELQGLPPVREVEFSIDLILGSQPISKAPYRMAPLELQELKEQLQELIDYGFIRPSVPPWGAPSKEEHESHLRVVLETLRSKKLFAKFSKCEFWLQRVAFFGHVVSAEGIMMDPVKIEAITSWSRPTSVVEVRSFLGLAGYYRRFVEDFSTISLPLTKLLRKGEKFVWTDERQKSVDELNKRLVSAPILALPSGSGGFQIYSDASKHGLGCVLMQHGKVLAYASRQLKPYEVNYPTHDLELAAVIFCVENMEALPLSRNL